The Magnolia sinica isolate HGM2019 chromosome 10, MsV1, whole genome shotgun sequence genome includes a window with the following:
- the LOC131217017 gene encoding pentatricopeptide repeat-containing protein At3g25210, mitochondrial, which translates to MHARPGPAHSPAYCHPSYNPLSELPSKPITKKMRSIAFSSFLRSKTLSPLSLFSSPARLFTSQNPNPNPRTRTPLEKQFDSWTARLRPGFTPSDVISALRSQTDPDLAVDIFRWTALQRGYRHSPAVYHTIFDITASARRSSHAEALIDEVLAGACSPDPDLYNSMIRFCCRHRHLFNRSFDVFKKMQRSDGCKPSLETYSMLLNSLLRRFNRLNVSYVYLHAVRSLLKQMKASGVIPDTFTLNLIVKAYSKCLEMDEAIRVFREMGLYGCTPDGYTYSYLTKGLCEKERVAHGFGFYQEMRGKGFVPTSSTYMILICSLSMERRFEDGIDVLFDMLDNSMVPDVLTYRTLLEGLCREGRENDAFGLLEELRKKEGSMGERVYSSLLDGLHLLR; encoded by the coding sequence ATGCATGCTCGGCCCGGACCGGCCCACAGCCCGGCCTATTGCCATCCTTCATATAATCCCTTGTCCGAGCTGCCTTCAAAACCCATAACAAAGAAAATGAGATCAATCGCCTTCTCCTCCTTTCTTCGCTCCAAaaccctctctcctctctccttatTCTCTTCTCCCGCCCGTCTCTTCAcctcccaaaaccctaaccctaaccctcgCACCCGAACCCCTCTCGAGAAGCAATTCGACTCTTGGACCGCCCGCCTCAGGCCCGGCTTCACCCCATCCGACGTAATCTCCGCCCTCCGTTCCCAGACCGACCCCGATCTGGCCGTCGATATCTTCCGATGGACCGCCCTCCAGCGCGGCTACCGCCACAGCCCCGCCGTGTACCACACCATCTTCGACATCACTGCCTCGGCCCGCCGATCGTCCCACGCTGAAGCCCTCATTGACGAGGTCCTAGCCGGCGCATGCTCGCCGGACCCCGATCTCTACAATTCTATGATCCGCTTCTGCTGCCGCCACCGCCACCTCTTCAACCGGTCCTTTGATGTGTTCAAGAAGATGCAGCGATCTGATGGATGTAAGCCCTCACTCGAAACGTATTCAATGCTCTTGAATTCGCTCCTCCGCAGGTTTAATCGGTTGAATGTCTCTTATGTCTATTTGCATGCTGTTCGATCCCTGCTCAAACAGATGAAAGCGTCGGGTGTGATTCCTGACACTTTCACTTTGAATCTGATTGTGAAAGCTTACTCTAAGTGTTTGGAAATGGACGAGGCGATTCGGGTTTTCCGCGAGATGGGTCTTTATGGATGCACGCCGGATGGGTATACGTACAGTTACTTAACGAAAGGATTGTGCGAGAAGGAGCGGGTTGCTCATGGTTTTGGGTTCTACCAAGAGATGAGAGGGAAGGGTTTTGTGCCAACCAGTAGTACTTACATGATTTTGATATGTAGCCTTTCGATGGAGCGGAGATTTGAAGATGGGATTGATGTTCTGTTTGATATGTTGGATAATTCGATGGTTCCAGATGTTTTGACGTATCGGACACTGTTGGAAGGGTTGTGTAGAGAAGGGAGGGAAAATGATGCATTCGGGCTTCTCGAAGAATTGAGGAAGAAAGAAGGTTCAATGGGGGAAAGGGTTTACAGTAGTTTGTTGGATGGATTGCATTTGCTTCGATGA
- the LOC131217019 gene encoding pentatricopeptide repeat-containing protein At1g80880, mitochondrial: MAFIIKVATRIRTRAPHFLFPLILHPPLPPFPTRPISSSSSSIPKTHLQNHPLFPLESSPNALLYESSDFESDGTEPLDSANPGLDGFLQILSQTKELSSNEDSIAFLEETGVRPTSSLVYEAMRVVRNDWKLAFLAFSWGEKCGCGSVGAWNLMIWILGKQRKFHVAWQLVRDMHRSAITTHRALLILIERYAAANDASKAIRTFEAMDKFRIIADSTAFYTLLRTLCKHNNIEEAEEFMFLNKKLFPLETESFNIILNGWCNIIVDEVEAKRVWREMSNCCITPDGTSYTHMICCFSKVGNLFESLRLYDEMKKRGWVPGLVVYNSLIYVLTKENCMKEARNLLHKIIEVGLKPDADTFNSIIYPLCEAQKLEEARIVLDEMVKKGLDPTVGTYHALANVEDMDGTLNLINRMREVGCGPDSSTYLIVLNKFFRWGLPENMLIIWTEMRKHDVVPDSEHYIVLVQGLATCGWLYKAREFYDEMKSRGFRDDPKIEKLLKELEAREKNCREGKEINDEGDIHAARRRGKTLGMKAWKPIRKVENIAKHLKQ, encoded by the exons ATGGCATTCATCATCAAAGTCGCTACAAGAATCAGAACAAGAGCACCCCATTTCCTCTTCCCTCTTATCCTACACCCACCTCTCCCTCCTTTCCCTACACGCCCAatctcctcctcttcctcatcgATTCCAAAAACCCACCTCCAAAATCACCCTCTTTTCCCTCTTGAATCCTCCCCAAATGCTCTTCTCTATGAATCCAGCGACTTTGAATCCGATGGCACTGAGCCGTTAGACTCAGCGAACCCCGGTCTTGATGGGTTCCTCCAAATTCTATCCCAGACCAAGGAACTATCATCAAATGAAGATTCCATTGCCTTTCTTGAAGAGACCGGTGTCCGACCCACAAGCAGTTTGGTCTATGAGGCTATGCGGGTGGTGAGGAATGATTGGAAATTGGCATTTTTGGCTTTCAGTTGGGGTGAGAAATGTGGTTGTGGCAGTGTTGGAGCTTGGAATTTGATGATTTGGATTTTGGGTAAGCAGAGGAAGTTCCATGTTGCGTGGCAGCTGGTGCGCGACATGCACCGGTCTGCGATCACGACCCACCGGGCGTTGCTCATCTTGATAGAgag GTACGCAGCTGCCAATGATGCAAGCAAAGCTATTAGAACATTCGAAGCCATGGATAAGTTCAGAATAATTGCAGATTCAACGGCATTCTATACCCTTCTTCGCACTTTATGCAAGCACAATAATATCGAGGAGGCTGAGGAGTTTATGTTTCTAAATAAGAAGCTTTTCCCATTGGAAACAGAAAGTTTCAACATAATCCTAAATGGGTGGTGTAACATCATTGTCGATGAGGTTGAGGCAAAGAGAGTGTGGAGAGAAATGTCGAATTGTTGCATCACTCCGGACGGTACTTCATATACCCACATGATTTGTTGTTTCTCGAAGGTTGGGAATCTCTTTGAATCATTGAGACTCTATGACGAAATGAAGAAGAGGGGTTGGGTTCCGGGCCTTGTGGTTTACAACTCGCTTATATACGTGCTAACGAAAGAAAATTGCATGAAGGAAGCACGCAATCTCCTTCATAAAATTATAGAAGTGGGTCTCAAGCCAGATGCGGACACTTTCAATTCTATCATTTATCCTCTATGTGAAGCACAAAAGCTGGAGGAAGCACGGATTGTATTGGATGAAATGGTGAAGAAGGGGCTTGATCCAACTGTCGGGACCTACCATGCGTTAGCCAATGTGGAAGATATGGATGGGACATTGAATCTTATTAACAGGATGAGGGAAGTTGGGTGTGGCCCAGATAGCTCCACTTATCTCATTGTTCTTAATAAGTTCttcaggtggggcctaccagaaAACATGTTAATAATTTGGACTGAAATGAGGAAGCATGATGTAGTCCCTGACTCCGAACATTACATTGTGCTGGTACAAGGACTGGCAACATGTGGATGGCTTTATAAAGCTAGGGAATTTTATGATGAAATGAAATCTAGGGGATTTCGTGATGATCCTAAGATCGAGAAGCTTTTGAAGGAGTTGGAAGCAAGAGAAAAAAATTGTAGAGAGGGGAAGGAGATAAACGATGAAGGAGACATCCATGCAGCACGTAGAAGAGGAAAGACGTTGGGGATGAAAGCATGGAAACCTATCAGGAAAGTAGAAAACATAGCAAAGCATTTGAAACAGTGA